One region of Alosa sapidissima isolate fAloSap1 chromosome 1, fAloSap1.pri, whole genome shotgun sequence genomic DNA includes:
- the LOC121715445 gene encoding uncharacterized protein LOC121715445 isoform X4 translates to MNQPTLRGLMDSKPNRKSKKKKEPSIFTSMYGGVLSSTHPKPNKVTPVETKKKNYVPSSKTNKKILPPVKHTVPRYLPPMKSSVRSQTKQFSKDDGEKVPLALDGPAALHQLVKQPLYDEPHSEVARECLSPHLIRHFPAESFAFLEQLSQMQRITVKKILKMKYITNLELLQKFKTITDWVTIASRDVVLPAVYLYQAITKDLYKKYTQKDLQHKWLCLGDGGMSRAVNHEGVVSAANMFNALVCMTRTNRKQPEDSDESCLAYSGQSTPSDSSVAIHRKGSLLFCSRIHFNASKLVQHIYRMLLNSHLGSIYISQSWWAMMTPDLAAKRNLEFLSDLLFNFIVYAVKNLLESFLGLPHKVPCSSSMEWTLRSRPGVSSNVLSEEEAALEALSEVLISRVADTLSPISETQQRAKDLTSEDSAAEADQEEPIVYDDHLEEFMSSLHMSGTPSASRSPCTSEGLDSVTTLSTQSLETDSGLLMLCKNENGSVYQHPTYPVSEGRDCDERLHTVVSKQTSLSGFCLDHNSVSGNSAQSLSSCTSMCVPPGCTTAEPNLSSAETVELTEGSDYGHPPEESSQAPCELSSLTGPSICCASDELPGRACSSSSQASPTSDSDALDAVAEDTQSIGSQDISTKQLSSDHPLRAHQQKSSETKTKIGPEGVMELSTDNRRFHRSKAVSRFFCFKCREESYEDENSSHEQ, encoded by the exons ATGAAT CAGCCTACATTGAGAGGATTAATGGACTCAAAACCCAACAGGAAATCTAAGAAGAAAAAAGAGCCAAGT ATTTTTACATCAATGTACGGAGGGGTCCTTTCATCAACTCATCCCAAACCCAATAAAGTGACACCTGTGGAAACCAAGAAGAAGAATTATGTCCCCTCCAGCAAGACCAATAAGA AAATCCTTCCTCCAGTCAAGCATACTGTGCCAAGGTATTTGCCACCAATGAAAAGCTCAGTTCGGAGCCAGACAA AACAATTTTCCAAAGATGATGGTGAGAAGGTTCCTCTGGCGTTAGATGGTCCTGCTGCTCTACATCAGTTAGTAAAGCAGCCATTATATGATGAGCCACACAGTGAAGTAGCCAGGGAGTGTTTATCACCACATCTCATTAGACATTTTCCAGCTGAGTCATTTGCATTTCTGGAGCAACTCTCTCAAAT GCAGAGAATAACTGTTAAGAAGATTCTGAAGATGAAG TACATCACCAACCTGGAACTGCTTCAGAAGTTCAAAACAATAACTGATTGGGTAACTATTGCATCCAGAGATGTGGTTCTCCCAGCTGTCTACTTGTACCAGGCCATAACAAAAGACTTATACAAAAAGTACACCCAGAAGGACCTCCAACATAAATGGCTATGCCTAGGTGATGGTGGAATGTCCCGCGCAGTAAATCATGAGGGAGTGGTCAGTGCAGCTAACATGTTTAATGCCCTAGTCTGCATGACAAGGACCAACAGGAAGCAACCAGAAGACTCTGATGAGAGCTGCCTGGCTTATTCTGGGCAATCTACACCAAGCGACTCTTCTGTTGCCATCCACAGGAAAGGCAGTCTGCTCTTTTGTAGCCGCATTCATTTTAATGCCAGTAAGCTGGTCCAGCACATTTATCGGATGCTTCTGAATTCTCACTTGGGAAGCATATACATATCCCAAAGCTGGTGGGCAATGATGACTCCAGATTTGGCGGCTAAAAGGAATCTTGAGTTCCTTTCTGACCTGCTTTTCAACTTCATTGTATACGCTGTCAAGAATCTCCTAGAGTCATTCTTAGGATTGCCCCACAAAGTACCTTGCAGTAGCTCTATGGAGTGGACTCTTCGGAGCAGACCAGGTGTGTCCAGCAACGTGCTCTCAGAAGAGGAGGCCGCACTGGAGGCCTTGTCTGAGGTGTTGATCAGCAGGGTGGctgacacactctctcccatctctgaAACTCAGCAGAGAGCCAAAG ATTTAACATCTGAGGACAGTGCAGCTGAGGCTGACCAGGAAGAGCCCATTGTCTATGATGACCACCTGGAGGAGTTCATGTCCTCACTACACATGAGTGGGACTCCGTCTGCCAGCAGGAGCCCTTGCACATCAGAGGGACTAGACTCTGTCACAACTCTCAGCACTCAGTCTTTAGAGACCGACTCTGGCCTCTTGATGCTATGCAAAAACGAAAACGGATCAGTTTACCAACACCCTACTTACCCAGTCTCAGAGGGCAGAGACTGTGATGAGCGTTTGCACACCGTGGTATCTAAGCAGACATCACTGAGTGGATTTTGCTTAGACCACAACTCAGTCAGTGGAAACTCAGCACAGAGCCTCAGCAGCTGTACTTCAATGTGTGTACCTCCAGGGTGTACAACAGCTGAGCCCAACCTCAGCTCAGCAGAGACAGTCGAATTGACTGAGGGATCTGATTATGGTCATCCACCAGAAGAGAGCAGTCAGGCTCCCTGTGAGCTATCCAGTCTCACCGGGCCCAGTATTTGCTGTGCTTCTGATGAACTTCCAGGTAGGGCCTGCTCCAGCAGTAGCCAAGCCAGCCCCACCTCAGACAGTGATGCATTGGATGCTGTGGCAGAGGACACACAGTCTATAGGGAGCCAGGACATCAGCACCAAACAGTTGTCCAGTGACCACCCTTTAAGAGCCCATCAACAAAAATCATCTGAG ACAAAAACCAAAATAGGTcctgaag GTGTTATGGAGTTGTCCACTGACAATAGACGATTCCACCGGTCCAAGGCTGTCTCAAGATTCTTCTGCTTCAAGTGCAGAGAGGAATCATATGAAGATGAAAATAGCTCACATGAACAATAA
- the LOC121715445 gene encoding uncharacterized protein LOC121715445 isoform X1 encodes MNQPTLRGLMDSKPNRKSKKKKEPSIFTSMYGGVLSSTHPKPNKVTPVETKKKNYVPSSKTNKKILPPVKHTVPRYLPPMKSSVRSQTKQFSKDDGEKVPLALDGPAALHQLVKQPLYDEPHSEVARECLSPHLIRHFPAESFAFLEQLSQMQRITVKKILKMKYITNLELLQKFKTITDWVTIASRDVVLPAVYLYQAITKDLYKKYTQKDLQHKWLCLGDGGMSRAVNHEGVVSAANMFNALVCMTRTNRKQPEDSDESCLAYSGQSTPSDSSVAIHRKGSLLFCSRIHFNASKLVQHIYRMLLNSHLGSIYISQSWWAMMTPDLAAKRNLEFLSDLLFNFIVYAVKNLLESFLGLPHKVPCSSSMEWTLRSRPGVSSNVLSEEEAALEALSEVLISRVADTLSPISETQQRAKDLTSEDSAAEADQEEPIVYDDHLEEFMSSLHMSGTPSASRSPCTSEGLDSVTTLSTQSLETDSGLLMLCKNENGSVYQHPTYPVSEGRDCDERLHTVVSKQTSLSGFCLDHNSVSGNSAQSLSSCTSMCVPPGCTTAEPNLSSAETVELTEGSDYGHPPEESSQAPCELSSLTGPSICCASDELPGRACSSSSQASPTSDSDALDAVAEDTQSIGSQDISTKQLSSDHPLRAHQQKSSESMKDTADMQEKRLKCENGLYKGTKTKIGPEGVMELSTDNRRFHRSKAVSRFFCFKCREESYEDENSSHEQ; translated from the exons ATGAAT CAGCCTACATTGAGAGGATTAATGGACTCAAAACCCAACAGGAAATCTAAGAAGAAAAAAGAGCCAAGT ATTTTTACATCAATGTACGGAGGGGTCCTTTCATCAACTCATCCCAAACCCAATAAAGTGACACCTGTGGAAACCAAGAAGAAGAATTATGTCCCCTCCAGCAAGACCAATAAGA AAATCCTTCCTCCAGTCAAGCATACTGTGCCAAGGTATTTGCCACCAATGAAAAGCTCAGTTCGGAGCCAGACAA AACAATTTTCCAAAGATGATGGTGAGAAGGTTCCTCTGGCGTTAGATGGTCCTGCTGCTCTACATCAGTTAGTAAAGCAGCCATTATATGATGAGCCACACAGTGAAGTAGCCAGGGAGTGTTTATCACCACATCTCATTAGACATTTTCCAGCTGAGTCATTTGCATTTCTGGAGCAACTCTCTCAAAT GCAGAGAATAACTGTTAAGAAGATTCTGAAGATGAAG TACATCACCAACCTGGAACTGCTTCAGAAGTTCAAAACAATAACTGATTGGGTAACTATTGCATCCAGAGATGTGGTTCTCCCAGCTGTCTACTTGTACCAGGCCATAACAAAAGACTTATACAAAAAGTACACCCAGAAGGACCTCCAACATAAATGGCTATGCCTAGGTGATGGTGGAATGTCCCGCGCAGTAAATCATGAGGGAGTGGTCAGTGCAGCTAACATGTTTAATGCCCTAGTCTGCATGACAAGGACCAACAGGAAGCAACCAGAAGACTCTGATGAGAGCTGCCTGGCTTATTCTGGGCAATCTACACCAAGCGACTCTTCTGTTGCCATCCACAGGAAAGGCAGTCTGCTCTTTTGTAGCCGCATTCATTTTAATGCCAGTAAGCTGGTCCAGCACATTTATCGGATGCTTCTGAATTCTCACTTGGGAAGCATATACATATCCCAAAGCTGGTGGGCAATGATGACTCCAGATTTGGCGGCTAAAAGGAATCTTGAGTTCCTTTCTGACCTGCTTTTCAACTTCATTGTATACGCTGTCAAGAATCTCCTAGAGTCATTCTTAGGATTGCCCCACAAAGTACCTTGCAGTAGCTCTATGGAGTGGACTCTTCGGAGCAGACCAGGTGTGTCCAGCAACGTGCTCTCAGAAGAGGAGGCCGCACTGGAGGCCTTGTCTGAGGTGTTGATCAGCAGGGTGGctgacacactctctcccatctctgaAACTCAGCAGAGAGCCAAAG ATTTAACATCTGAGGACAGTGCAGCTGAGGCTGACCAGGAAGAGCCCATTGTCTATGATGACCACCTGGAGGAGTTCATGTCCTCACTACACATGAGTGGGACTCCGTCTGCCAGCAGGAGCCCTTGCACATCAGAGGGACTAGACTCTGTCACAACTCTCAGCACTCAGTCTTTAGAGACCGACTCTGGCCTCTTGATGCTATGCAAAAACGAAAACGGATCAGTTTACCAACACCCTACTTACCCAGTCTCAGAGGGCAGAGACTGTGATGAGCGTTTGCACACCGTGGTATCTAAGCAGACATCACTGAGTGGATTTTGCTTAGACCACAACTCAGTCAGTGGAAACTCAGCACAGAGCCTCAGCAGCTGTACTTCAATGTGTGTACCTCCAGGGTGTACAACAGCTGAGCCCAACCTCAGCTCAGCAGAGACAGTCGAATTGACTGAGGGATCTGATTATGGTCATCCACCAGAAGAGAGCAGTCAGGCTCCCTGTGAGCTATCCAGTCTCACCGGGCCCAGTATTTGCTGTGCTTCTGATGAACTTCCAGGTAGGGCCTGCTCCAGCAGTAGCCAAGCCAGCCCCACCTCAGACAGTGATGCATTGGATGCTGTGGCAGAGGACACACAGTCTATAGGGAGCCAGGACATCAGCACCAAACAGTTGTCCAGTGACCACCCTTTAAGAGCCCATCAACAAAAATCATCTGAG TCCATGAAGGATACTGCGGATATGCAAGAGAAAAGACTGAAATGTGAAAACGGCCTCTATAAAGGG ACAAAAACCAAAATAGGTcctgaag GTGTTATGGAGTTGTCCACTGACAATAGACGATTCCACCGGTCCAAGGCTGTCTCAAGATTCTTCTGCTTCAAGTGCAGAGAGGAATCATATGAAGATGAAAATAGCTCACATGAACAATAA
- the LOC121715445 gene encoding uncharacterized protein LOC121715445 isoform X2 has translation MNPTLRGLMDSKPNRKSKKKKEPSIFTSMYGGVLSSTHPKPNKVTPVETKKKNYVPSSKTNKKILPPVKHTVPRYLPPMKSSVRSQTKQFSKDDGEKVPLALDGPAALHQLVKQPLYDEPHSEVARECLSPHLIRHFPAESFAFLEQLSQMQRITVKKILKMKYITNLELLQKFKTITDWVTIASRDVVLPAVYLYQAITKDLYKKYTQKDLQHKWLCLGDGGMSRAVNHEGVVSAANMFNALVCMTRTNRKQPEDSDESCLAYSGQSTPSDSSVAIHRKGSLLFCSRIHFNASKLVQHIYRMLLNSHLGSIYISQSWWAMMTPDLAAKRNLEFLSDLLFNFIVYAVKNLLESFLGLPHKVPCSSSMEWTLRSRPGVSSNVLSEEEAALEALSEVLISRVADTLSPISETQQRAKDLTSEDSAAEADQEEPIVYDDHLEEFMSSLHMSGTPSASRSPCTSEGLDSVTTLSTQSLETDSGLLMLCKNENGSVYQHPTYPVSEGRDCDERLHTVVSKQTSLSGFCLDHNSVSGNSAQSLSSCTSMCVPPGCTTAEPNLSSAETVELTEGSDYGHPPEESSQAPCELSSLTGPSICCASDELPGRACSSSSQASPTSDSDALDAVAEDTQSIGSQDISTKQLSSDHPLRAHQQKSSESMKDTADMQEKRLKCENGLYKGTKTKIGPEGVMELSTDNRRFHRSKAVSRFFCFKCREESYEDENSSHEQ, from the exons ATGAAT CCTACATTGAGAGGATTAATGGACTCAAAACCCAACAGGAAATCTAAGAAGAAAAAAGAGCCAAGT ATTTTTACATCAATGTACGGAGGGGTCCTTTCATCAACTCATCCCAAACCCAATAAAGTGACACCTGTGGAAACCAAGAAGAAGAATTATGTCCCCTCCAGCAAGACCAATAAGA AAATCCTTCCTCCAGTCAAGCATACTGTGCCAAGGTATTTGCCACCAATGAAAAGCTCAGTTCGGAGCCAGACAA AACAATTTTCCAAAGATGATGGTGAGAAGGTTCCTCTGGCGTTAGATGGTCCTGCTGCTCTACATCAGTTAGTAAAGCAGCCATTATATGATGAGCCACACAGTGAAGTAGCCAGGGAGTGTTTATCACCACATCTCATTAGACATTTTCCAGCTGAGTCATTTGCATTTCTGGAGCAACTCTCTCAAAT GCAGAGAATAACTGTTAAGAAGATTCTGAAGATGAAG TACATCACCAACCTGGAACTGCTTCAGAAGTTCAAAACAATAACTGATTGGGTAACTATTGCATCCAGAGATGTGGTTCTCCCAGCTGTCTACTTGTACCAGGCCATAACAAAAGACTTATACAAAAAGTACACCCAGAAGGACCTCCAACATAAATGGCTATGCCTAGGTGATGGTGGAATGTCCCGCGCAGTAAATCATGAGGGAGTGGTCAGTGCAGCTAACATGTTTAATGCCCTAGTCTGCATGACAAGGACCAACAGGAAGCAACCAGAAGACTCTGATGAGAGCTGCCTGGCTTATTCTGGGCAATCTACACCAAGCGACTCTTCTGTTGCCATCCACAGGAAAGGCAGTCTGCTCTTTTGTAGCCGCATTCATTTTAATGCCAGTAAGCTGGTCCAGCACATTTATCGGATGCTTCTGAATTCTCACTTGGGAAGCATATACATATCCCAAAGCTGGTGGGCAATGATGACTCCAGATTTGGCGGCTAAAAGGAATCTTGAGTTCCTTTCTGACCTGCTTTTCAACTTCATTGTATACGCTGTCAAGAATCTCCTAGAGTCATTCTTAGGATTGCCCCACAAAGTACCTTGCAGTAGCTCTATGGAGTGGACTCTTCGGAGCAGACCAGGTGTGTCCAGCAACGTGCTCTCAGAAGAGGAGGCCGCACTGGAGGCCTTGTCTGAGGTGTTGATCAGCAGGGTGGctgacacactctctcccatctctgaAACTCAGCAGAGAGCCAAAG ATTTAACATCTGAGGACAGTGCAGCTGAGGCTGACCAGGAAGAGCCCATTGTCTATGATGACCACCTGGAGGAGTTCATGTCCTCACTACACATGAGTGGGACTCCGTCTGCCAGCAGGAGCCCTTGCACATCAGAGGGACTAGACTCTGTCACAACTCTCAGCACTCAGTCTTTAGAGACCGACTCTGGCCTCTTGATGCTATGCAAAAACGAAAACGGATCAGTTTACCAACACCCTACTTACCCAGTCTCAGAGGGCAGAGACTGTGATGAGCGTTTGCACACCGTGGTATCTAAGCAGACATCACTGAGTGGATTTTGCTTAGACCACAACTCAGTCAGTGGAAACTCAGCACAGAGCCTCAGCAGCTGTACTTCAATGTGTGTACCTCCAGGGTGTACAACAGCTGAGCCCAACCTCAGCTCAGCAGAGACAGTCGAATTGACTGAGGGATCTGATTATGGTCATCCACCAGAAGAGAGCAGTCAGGCTCCCTGTGAGCTATCCAGTCTCACCGGGCCCAGTATTTGCTGTGCTTCTGATGAACTTCCAGGTAGGGCCTGCTCCAGCAGTAGCCAAGCCAGCCCCACCTCAGACAGTGATGCATTGGATGCTGTGGCAGAGGACACACAGTCTATAGGGAGCCAGGACATCAGCACCAAACAGTTGTCCAGTGACCACCCTTTAAGAGCCCATCAACAAAAATCATCTGAG TCCATGAAGGATACTGCGGATATGCAAGAGAAAAGACTGAAATGTGAAAACGGCCTCTATAAAGGG ACAAAAACCAAAATAGGTcctgaag GTGTTATGGAGTTGTCCACTGACAATAGACGATTCCACCGGTCCAAGGCTGTCTCAAGATTCTTCTGCTTCAAGTGCAGAGAGGAATCATATGAAGATGAAAATAGCTCACATGAACAATAA
- the LOC121715445 gene encoding uncharacterized protein LOC121715445 isoform X3 translates to MKSKKKKEPSIFTSMYGGVLSSTHPKPNKVTPVETKKKNYVPSSKTNKKILPPVKHTVPRYLPPMKSSVRSQTKQFSKDDGEKVPLALDGPAALHQLVKQPLYDEPHSEVARECLSPHLIRHFPAESFAFLEQLSQMQRITVKKILKMKYITNLELLQKFKTITDWVTIASRDVVLPAVYLYQAITKDLYKKYTQKDLQHKWLCLGDGGMSRAVNHEGVVSAANMFNALVCMTRTNRKQPEDSDESCLAYSGQSTPSDSSVAIHRKGSLLFCSRIHFNASKLVQHIYRMLLNSHLGSIYISQSWWAMMTPDLAAKRNLEFLSDLLFNFIVYAVKNLLESFLGLPHKVPCSSSMEWTLRSRPGVSSNVLSEEEAALEALSEVLISRVADTLSPISETQQRAKDLTSEDSAAEADQEEPIVYDDHLEEFMSSLHMSGTPSASRSPCTSEGLDSVTTLSTQSLETDSGLLMLCKNENGSVYQHPTYPVSEGRDCDERLHTVVSKQTSLSGFCLDHNSVSGNSAQSLSSCTSMCVPPGCTTAEPNLSSAETVELTEGSDYGHPPEESSQAPCELSSLTGPSICCASDELPGRACSSSSQASPTSDSDALDAVAEDTQSIGSQDISTKQLSSDHPLRAHQQKSSESMKDTADMQEKRLKCENGLYKGTKTKIGPEGVMELSTDNRRFHRSKAVSRFFCFKCREESYEDENSSHEQ, encoded by the exons AT GAAATCTAAGAAGAAAAAAGAGCCAAGT ATTTTTACATCAATGTACGGAGGGGTCCTTTCATCAACTCATCCCAAACCCAATAAAGTGACACCTGTGGAAACCAAGAAGAAGAATTATGTCCCCTCCAGCAAGACCAATAAGA AAATCCTTCCTCCAGTCAAGCATACTGTGCCAAGGTATTTGCCACCAATGAAAAGCTCAGTTCGGAGCCAGACAA AACAATTTTCCAAAGATGATGGTGAGAAGGTTCCTCTGGCGTTAGATGGTCCTGCTGCTCTACATCAGTTAGTAAAGCAGCCATTATATGATGAGCCACACAGTGAAGTAGCCAGGGAGTGTTTATCACCACATCTCATTAGACATTTTCCAGCTGAGTCATTTGCATTTCTGGAGCAACTCTCTCAAAT GCAGAGAATAACTGTTAAGAAGATTCTGAAGATGAAG TACATCACCAACCTGGAACTGCTTCAGAAGTTCAAAACAATAACTGATTGGGTAACTATTGCATCCAGAGATGTGGTTCTCCCAGCTGTCTACTTGTACCAGGCCATAACAAAAGACTTATACAAAAAGTACACCCAGAAGGACCTCCAACATAAATGGCTATGCCTAGGTGATGGTGGAATGTCCCGCGCAGTAAATCATGAGGGAGTGGTCAGTGCAGCTAACATGTTTAATGCCCTAGTCTGCATGACAAGGACCAACAGGAAGCAACCAGAAGACTCTGATGAGAGCTGCCTGGCTTATTCTGGGCAATCTACACCAAGCGACTCTTCTGTTGCCATCCACAGGAAAGGCAGTCTGCTCTTTTGTAGCCGCATTCATTTTAATGCCAGTAAGCTGGTCCAGCACATTTATCGGATGCTTCTGAATTCTCACTTGGGAAGCATATACATATCCCAAAGCTGGTGGGCAATGATGACTCCAGATTTGGCGGCTAAAAGGAATCTTGAGTTCCTTTCTGACCTGCTTTTCAACTTCATTGTATACGCTGTCAAGAATCTCCTAGAGTCATTCTTAGGATTGCCCCACAAAGTACCTTGCAGTAGCTCTATGGAGTGGACTCTTCGGAGCAGACCAGGTGTGTCCAGCAACGTGCTCTCAGAAGAGGAGGCCGCACTGGAGGCCTTGTCTGAGGTGTTGATCAGCAGGGTGGctgacacactctctcccatctctgaAACTCAGCAGAGAGCCAAAG ATTTAACATCTGAGGACAGTGCAGCTGAGGCTGACCAGGAAGAGCCCATTGTCTATGATGACCACCTGGAGGAGTTCATGTCCTCACTACACATGAGTGGGACTCCGTCTGCCAGCAGGAGCCCTTGCACATCAGAGGGACTAGACTCTGTCACAACTCTCAGCACTCAGTCTTTAGAGACCGACTCTGGCCTCTTGATGCTATGCAAAAACGAAAACGGATCAGTTTACCAACACCCTACTTACCCAGTCTCAGAGGGCAGAGACTGTGATGAGCGTTTGCACACCGTGGTATCTAAGCAGACATCACTGAGTGGATTTTGCTTAGACCACAACTCAGTCAGTGGAAACTCAGCACAGAGCCTCAGCAGCTGTACTTCAATGTGTGTACCTCCAGGGTGTACAACAGCTGAGCCCAACCTCAGCTCAGCAGAGACAGTCGAATTGACTGAGGGATCTGATTATGGTCATCCACCAGAAGAGAGCAGTCAGGCTCCCTGTGAGCTATCCAGTCTCACCGGGCCCAGTATTTGCTGTGCTTCTGATGAACTTCCAGGTAGGGCCTGCTCCAGCAGTAGCCAAGCCAGCCCCACCTCAGACAGTGATGCATTGGATGCTGTGGCAGAGGACACACAGTCTATAGGGAGCCAGGACATCAGCACCAAACAGTTGTCCAGTGACCACCCTTTAAGAGCCCATCAACAAAAATCATCTGAG TCCATGAAGGATACTGCGGATATGCAAGAGAAAAGACTGAAATGTGAAAACGGCCTCTATAAAGGG ACAAAAACCAAAATAGGTcctgaag GTGTTATGGAGTTGTCCACTGACAATAGACGATTCCACCGGTCCAAGGCTGTCTCAAGATTCTTCTGCTTCAAGTGCAGAGAGGAATCATATGAAGATGAAAATAGCTCACATGAACAATAA